In Chrysoperla carnea chromosome 2, inChrCarn1.1, whole genome shotgun sequence, the following proteins share a genomic window:
- the LOC123293009 gene encoding uncharacterized protein LOC123293009 — protein sequence MMLNYNWYFCSVVLTLFICETTAHFYPIKPPILPTYTKHYGLHKPNELHLSDYINAVDVHGFPDIKLEPDFPQITEIGPQSFLPPHINPHSLFPTPSFHRFAPIVHHHHEPEIVTDVRHKDVVLTSLQEQALPSHLRNPFYKNPRIRAGLAKHSWFHHGEMPVFEREASKIPREEIYKILWNAGFLRNHHH from the coding sequence ATGATGTTGAACTACAATTGGTATTTCTGTAGTGTAGTTCTAACACTCTTCATATGCGAAACCACTGCACATTTCTATCCAATCAAACCACCGATACTTCCAACATACACTAAACACTATGGACTCCACAAACCAAACGAGTTACATTTGAGTGATTACATAAATGCAGTGGATGTACATGGTTTTCCGGACATTAAATTAGAACCAGACTTTCCTCAAATAACAGAAATCGGTCCTCAATCATTTCTTCCACCGCACATAAATCCACATTCACTATTTCCCACACCAAGCTTTCATCGTTTTGCTCCAATTGTACATCATCATCACGAACCAGAAATAGTAACAGATGTTCGACACAAAGATGTTGTTTTAACATCATTGCAAGAACAAGCATTACCATCACATTTACGAAATCCATTCTATAAAAATCCAAGAATTCGTGCAGGATTAGCAAAACATAGTTGGTTCCATCATGGTGAAATGCCAGTATTTGAACGTGAGGCAAGTAAGATTCCACGtgaagaaatttataaaatattgtggaATGCTGGATTTTTACGAAATCATcatcattaa